A portion of the Sulfuricurvum kujiense DSM 16994 genome contains these proteins:
- the sucD gene encoding succinate--CoA ligase subunit alpha, producing MSILVNKDSKVIVQGFTGKEGTFHAEQCIAYGTKIVGGVTPGKGGQEHLGQPVFNTVEEAVRSTGATVSMIFVPPAFVSDAVMEAADAGIELAVIITEGAPVKDMMYAKAYAVKKNMMTIGPNCPGIITADECKIGIMPGFIFKKGNIGLISKSGTLTYESANQVVKEGFGITTAVGIGGDPIIGLSYKQLLPMFEADPETHAIVMIGEIGGDLEIQAAAYIKEHVTKPVVAFIAGQTAPAGKRMGHAGAIISGGSGTAAEKMAALEAAGVKVVVSPADIGKAVAEVMAKK from the coding sequence ATGTCTATTTTGGTCAATAAAGATTCGAAAGTAATCGTTCAAGGTTTTACAGGAAAAGAGGGTACGTTCCACGCTGAGCAATGTATCGCATACGGTACAAAAATCGTCGGTGGGGTTACTCCGGGTAAAGGTGGACAAGAACACCTCGGTCAACCGGTATTTAATACGGTAGAAGAAGCGGTTCGCTCAACGGGCGCTACTGTTTCAATGATCTTCGTTCCGCCTGCTTTCGTCTCCGATGCGGTTATGGAAGCGGCAGACGCCGGGATTGAACTTGCGGTTATCATTACCGAAGGTGCTCCGGTAAAAGACATGATGTATGCAAAAGCGTATGCCGTTAAGAAAAACATGATGACTATCGGGCCGAACTGTCCGGGTATCATTACGGCGGATGAGTGCAAAATCGGGATTATGCCGGGCTTTATTTTCAAAAAAGGAAATATCGGCCTTATCTCTAAATCGGGGACGTTGACCTATGAGTCAGCCAATCAGGTTGTTAAAGAGGGATTCGGTATTACGACTGCGGTCGGTATCGGCGGTGACCCGATCATCGGTTTGTCGTATAAACAATTGCTCCCGATGTTCGAAGCGGATCCGGAAACGCATGCGATCGTCATGATCGGTGAGATCGGCGGTGACTTGGAGATCCAAGCGGCTGCTTATATCAAAGAACACGTTACTAAACCGGTTGTCGCATTTATCGCGGGTCAAACGGCTCCGGCGGGCAAACGTATGGGACATGCAGGTGCGATTATCTCCGGCGGGTCAGGTACGGCAGCGGAAAAAATGGCGGCTCTTGAAGCGGCAGGTGTTAAAGTCGTTGTTTCTCCGGCTGATATCGGAAAAGCGGTTGCTGAAGTGATGGCAAAAAAATAA
- the sucC gene encoding ADP-forming succinate--CoA ligase subunit beta: protein MNIHEYQAKELFKKYNVPTPRGHIAFTPDEAVKAAQELGGSVWVVKAQIHAGGRGLGGGVKLARSTSEVRELASQILGMQLVTHQTGPEGKLVQKVYIEEGADIKKEYYLGMLLDRASEMPIMMASTEGGMAIEDVAHDSPEKIIKVAIDPLTGFQSFHGRKLAFGLGLPVEEINTFIKFASALYRVYMDHDAEMIEINPLIKTGDGKFLALDAKMGFDNNALYRQSQVNEMRDLSEEEPTEIEAGKFGLSYIKLDGDVGCMVNGAGLAMGTMDTINYEGGKPANFLDVGGGANAETVAKGFEIILKDPNVKAIFVNIFGGIVRCDRVANGILEATKLTKVDVPVIVRLDGTNAIEAAEILNNAGISNIIAATDLADGARKAVAAAKGA from the coding sequence ATGAATATTCACGAATATCAAGCTAAAGAACTATTCAAAAAATACAACGTACCGACACCGCGCGGTCACATTGCTTTTACACCGGATGAGGCTGTTAAAGCGGCACAAGAACTCGGCGGCAGTGTTTGGGTGGTTAAAGCTCAAATTCATGCCGGCGGACGCGGTTTGGGCGGCGGGGTTAAACTTGCCCGTTCTACTTCTGAAGTACGCGAATTGGCCAGTCAAATTCTCGGTATGCAGCTCGTTACACATCAAACTGGACCGGAAGGTAAACTCGTACAAAAAGTTTACATAGAAGAGGGTGCGGACATTAAAAAAGAGTACTACCTGGGTATGTTGCTTGACCGTGCATCGGAAATGCCGATCATGATGGCATCAACTGAGGGTGGTATGGCGATTGAAGATGTTGCACACGATTCTCCGGAAAAGATTATCAAAGTAGCCATCGATCCGTTGACAGGGTTTCAAAGTTTCCACGGGCGCAAATTGGCGTTCGGTCTCGGACTTCCGGTCGAAGAGATCAATACGTTTATCAAATTTGCATCCGCACTTTATCGTGTCTACATGGATCACGATGCCGAGATGATCGAAATCAATCCGTTGATCAAAACGGGTGACGGCAAATTCTTGGCGCTTGATGCGAAAATGGGATTTGATAACAACGCCCTTTATCGCCAATCGCAAGTGAATGAAATGCGTGATTTGAGCGAAGAAGAACCGACTGAAATCGAAGCGGGCAAATTCGGTCTTAGCTATATCAAACTTGACGGTGACGTCGGTTGTATGGTTAACGGTGCCGGTCTTGCGATGGGTACGATGGATACGATCAACTATGAAGGCGGAAAACCGGCTAACTTCCTTGACGTGGGCGGCGGAGCAAATGCCGAAACCGTTGCAAAAGGGTTCGAAATCATTTTGAAAGACCCGAACGTAAAAGCGATTTTTGTCAATATTTTCGGCGGAATTGTTCGTTGTGACCGTGTTGCAAACGGTATTTTGGAAGCGACAAAACTGACGAAAGTCGATGTACCGGTTATCGTTCGTCTGGATGGAACCAACGCAATTGAAGCGGCTGAAATTTTAAACAATGCCGGAATCTCAAATATCATTGCTGCTACCGATCTTGCAGACGGTGCGCGTAAAGCCGTTGCAGCAGCAAAAGGAGCATAA
- the fumC gene encoding class II fumarate hydratase, with protein MSYRIEKDTMGEVRVPNDTYWGAQTQRSLENFQIGEEKMPYEITRAFSYLKKAVALVNCDLGMLSKEKADAIAQAADEMLSGKLDEHYPLVVWQTGSGTQSNMNNNEVLASRATEILGGDFRTQKLVHPNDDVNKSQSSNDTYPTALHVASVIAVETRLLPAIDHLRKTLQAKSEAFSDIVKIGRTHLQDATPLTLGQEISGWVEMLNKCEKMAKDSLESVRELALGGTAVGTGLNAHPELGERVAAKLSQLTGHQFVTAPNKFHALTSHDALVYAHGALKALAADMMKIANDVRWLASGPRCGIGEITIPENEPGSSIMPGKVNPTQSEAVTMVACQVMGNDACIGFAASQGNFELNVFKPVIAYNFLQSVRLLADSIVSFNDNCAVGIEPVREQIDAYLNNSLMLVTALNPYIGYENAAKIAKTAHKENSTLKETAIKLGLLTAEEFDKYVIPEEMTRPIA; from the coding sequence ATGAGTTATCGCATCGAAAAGGATACGATGGGTGAAGTTCGGGTACCGAACGACACTTACTGGGGAGCGCAAACACAGCGTTCTTTGGAAAACTTCCAAATCGGGGAAGAGAAAATGCCGTATGAAATCACACGTGCATTCTCTTATCTGAAAAAAGCGGTTGCTTTGGTTAACTGCGATCTTGGAATGCTATCCAAAGAAAAAGCCGATGCGATCGCTCAGGCTGCAGATGAAATGCTCTCAGGCAAACTCGATGAGCATTATCCTCTTGTCGTATGGCAAACGGGTTCAGGTACGCAATCAAATATGAACAACAACGAAGTATTGGCTAGCCGTGCTACCGAAATTCTCGGCGGTGATTTCCGTACTCAAAAATTGGTTCATCCGAATGATGATGTCAACAAATCACAAAGCTCCAACGATACCTATCCGACGGCATTGCACGTTGCTTCAGTCATTGCGGTTGAGACACGTCTTCTTCCGGCAATCGATCATTTGCGTAAAACGCTGCAAGCTAAATCTGAAGCGTTCAGCGATATCGTTAAAATCGGACGTACCCATTTGCAAGATGCGACTCCGCTTACTCTCGGCCAAGAGATCAGCGGATGGGTAGAGATGCTCAACAAATGCGAGAAAATGGCGAAAGATTCTCTGGAGTCGGTTAGAGAACTGGCACTCGGCGGGACAGCGGTCGGCACAGGACTTAATGCACACCCTGAATTGGGCGAGCGCGTAGCGGCAAAACTATCACAGCTCACAGGGCATCAGTTTGTTACCGCACCGAACAAGTTTCATGCGTTGACCTCTCATGACGCTCTCGTATACGCTCACGGAGCCCTTAAGGCCCTTGCGGCAGATATGATGAAAATCGCAAATGATGTCCGTTGGTTGGCGAGCGGTCCTCGCTGCGGCATCGGCGAGATTACGATTCCTGAAAACGAGCCGGGTTCATCGATTATGCCGGGTAAAGTCAACCCGACACAAAGCGAAGCGGTGACGATGGTTGCGTGTCAAGTCATGGGTAACGATGCGTGTATCGGTTTTGCGGCGAGCCAGGGGAACTTTGAGCTTAATGTATTCAAACCGGTCATTGCGTATAACTTTTTGCAGTCGGTCCGTTTATTGGCTGATTCAATCGTATCGTTCAATGATAACTGCGCCGTCGGTATCGAGCCGGTTCGCGAGCAAATCGATGCATATCTGAACAACTCATTGATGCTGGTAACGGCACTAAATCCGTATATCGGATATGAAAATGCGGCAAAAATCGCCAAAACGGCGCATAAAGAAAACTCTACATTGAAAGAGACCGCGATCAAACTCGGTCTTCTTACAGCGGAAGAGTTCGATAAATATGTCATCCCGGAAGAGATGACAAGACCAATAGCGTAA
- a CDS encoding heavy-metal-associated domain-containing protein has product MIQIFEVANIRCGGCANTITKALNEAGFTEVNVDLSCEPRKVSAAIAEEAQLAQFKMILRKLGYPLIGEEEGAIENAALKLKSFVSCAVGKFSTNEETNQ; this is encoded by the coding sequence ATGATTCAGATCTTTGAGGTTGCAAATATTCGTTGCGGCGGTTGCGCTAATACGATTACCAAGGCTCTCAATGAAGCTGGATTTACTGAGGTCAATGTTGACCTCTCGTGCGAGCCTCGTAAAGTTTCCGCTGCGATAGCGGAAGAGGCGCAATTAGCACAGTTTAAAATGATATTAAGAAAGCTCGGCTATCCTCTAATCGGTGAGGAAGAGGGGGCTATCGAAAATGCCGCCCTGAAGCTCAAGAGTTTTGTCTCATGTGCTGTAGGGAAATTCTCAACAAACGAAGAGACGAATCAGTAA
- the mdh gene encoding malate dehydrogenase: MVKGKRVGIVGAGNVGSTIAYSLAMLGSCHEIILRDNKIEIAKGKALDMSQAAAAVRSHSIVTVAESMADMTDCDVVVITAGSPRLPGMSRDDLLMINAKVTREVIEGVAKYSPNAIVIMVSNPLDAMTYVALRESGFDRSRVIGMAGVLDSARMAAFIQEKLGYGGGQIRASVMGGHGDDMVPLPRYSTVAGVPLSDVLTHEEIDEIVQRTRKGGAEIVALLQTGSAYYAPAKATAIMVEAILKDTKQIHPCAVYLEGEYGFNDVVSGVPVMLGANGAEKIIEVTLNETEKAMFAASCKSVQGLIDTLNANKFFEGAK, encoded by the coding sequence ATGGTAAAAGGAAAACGCGTCGGAATCGTAGGGGCAGGAAATGTCGGATCGACGATTGCCTACTCGCTTGCAATGCTCGGCTCTTGCCATGAGATTATTTTACGCGACAATAAAATCGAGATTGCCAAAGGTAAAGCACTCGATATGTCACAAGCCGCAGCGGCGGTACGATCGCACTCTATTGTTACCGTAGCTGAGAGCATGGCGGATATGACCGATTGTGATGTCGTTGTCATCACTGCAGGAAGCCCGCGTCTTCCGGGTATGAGTCGTGATGATTTATTGATGATTAATGCAAAAGTAACCCGTGAAGTGATCGAAGGGGTTGCAAAATACTCTCCGAACGCTATCGTCATTATGGTCTCTAACCCGTTGGATGCTATGACTTACGTCGCATTGCGCGAAAGCGGATTTGACCGAAGCCGTGTTATCGGTATGGCGGGCGTTTTGGACAGTGCCCGTATGGCGGCATTTATCCAAGAAAAACTCGGATACGGAGGCGGGCAGATCCGTGCTTCGGTCATGGGGGGGCATGGCGATGACATGGTTCCGCTGCCTCGCTATTCGACCGTTGCGGGTGTACCGTTGTCGGATGTATTGACGCATGAAGAGATCGATGAGATCGTTCAGCGTACCCGTAAAGGGGGAGCCGAAATCGTTGCATTGCTCCAAACGGGATCAGCGTACTACGCTCCGGCAAAAGCAACAGCGATTATGGTCGAAGCGATTTTAAAAGACACGAAACAAATCCATCCGTGTGCCGTCTATCTCGAGGGCGAATACGGATTTAACGATGTTGTCAGCGGTGTACCGGTAATGCTTGGAGCCAACGGTGCTGAAAAAATTATCGAAGTCACACTCAATGAGACGGAAAAAGCGATGTTTGCCGCATCGTGCAAATCGGTTCAGGGATTGATCGATACGTTGAATGCCAATAAATTTTTTGAAGGAGCCAAATAA
- a CDS encoding 4Fe-4S dicluster domain-containing protein, with translation MFKTINPGNVPVWVNTDNCKACDICVSVCPSGVLGMRYEPTSTLGAMISIDHPESCIGCNECELTCPDFAIYVADKADYKFAKLTDDAKARQAAIIANKYMSLDQAGVK, from the coding sequence ATGTTTAAAACGATCAATCCCGGTAATGTCCCTGTATGGGTAAACACCGATAACTGTAAAGCGTGTGATATTTGTGTATCAGTATGTCCATCAGGTGTACTCGGTATGCGTTATGAGCCTACATCGACTTTGGGTGCCATGATCTCGATCGATCACCCTGAGAGTTGTATCGGATGCAATGAGTGTGAGCTTACTTGTCCAGACTTTGCAATTTATGTTGCGGACAAAGCAGACTATAAATTTGCAAAATTGACGGATGATGCAAAAGCACGTCAAGCGGCTATTATTGCGAATAAATATATGTCTTTAGACCAAGCAGGAGTGAAATAA